One Solanum lycopersicum chromosome 4, SLM_r2.1 DNA window includes the following coding sequences:
- the LOC138347995 gene encoding uncharacterized protein yields the protein MKKLQIDWNETVEERLNGMNELDKFCLKAYESSSIYKEKIKKYHVQKIEKQDFTAGDLVLLFNSRLRLFPGKLKSKWTGPFLITKVFSHGVFELENKESTKFIVNGQRIKIYLGHAESVHEVVEASCLDEV from the coding sequence ATGAAGAAACTGCAGATTGATTGGAATGAAACAGTGGAAGAGAGACTTAACGGGATGAATGAGCTTGATAAGTTTTGCCTAAaagcatatgaaagttcatccATCTACAAAGAGAAGATAAAGAAGTACCATGTCCAAAAGATTGAAAAGCAAGATTTTACGGCTGGAGACTTGgtgcttctattcaactctAGGCTACGCTTGTTTCCaggaaaactcaagtccaagtGGACGGGGCCATTCCTTATCACTAAAGTGTTCTCACATGGAGTGtttgagttggagaacaaggagagTACAAAGTTCATTGTCAATGGGCAAAGGATCAAGATCTACTTAGGGCATGCAGAGAGTGtccatgaagtggttgaggcatCTTgccttgatgaagtctga